In the genome of Lactuca sativa cultivar Salinas chromosome 3, Lsat_Salinas_v11, whole genome shotgun sequence, the window CGAACATTAGAAATGCAAGTATGACTGATGAGGTGAAAGATCGAGTGGACCATGGtaatgattttcaaaatgatgAGGAGGCAGAGGAAGAAGTGACTAACAAATACATAATACATGATCCAAATGTTAGGTGGGATAAGATGGAACCTAAGTTAGGGGGGCGTGTTCGAATCACCTGCACAACTGAAATTATGTGTGACAGACTATGCAGTAAATGGAGGGTACCAAATATACTTTCAAAAGAGTGACAATAGAATAATTGTTGCAATATGTGGTAAGAGACATGAAGATAATAAATGCCCTTCTAGACTATATGCAACTTGGATGTACAATGACAGAACCTTCCAGGTTGAGGCAATGAATTTTGAGCATCTTTGTTCTAGAGTGTTTAAATTTGGGTCTATTGTTACCCCGTAATGGATTGGAAGACACTATGTTACTGAGATAGCAAACAAAGATATAGATGTGTGGTATCTACAGGACAGTTTAGAAGGGCAAAACAATGGGCAAAAGAACTGATTGAGGGTAAATTAAATGAACACTATGCAAGAATTTGGGATTATGCCCAAGAGTTGTTGAGATCAAACCCTGGGTCTACATGCAAAGTTGGTGTTACTAACAATCCAAAtgataataattattttaaaaggTTTTACATATGTTTCAAATCTTTAAGTGTTTGCTGGAAAATAGGGTGTAGGAAGGTAATAGGGTTGGATGGATGCTTCCTAAAGGGTCAGGTAAAAGGTGAATTACTCATAACCATAGGTAGAGATGCTAATAACCAGGTGTTCCCAATAGATTGGGCTGTTGTTGATGTGGAAAAAAAGGATAATTGGACCTGGTTTCTGGAGCTTCTGAAGGATGATCTTGACCTTGGTACTGGTGTAGATTTGGTTGTTATTTCTGATCAACATAAAGTAAGTTCCCTTATAATCATAGTATATTTCAATTTGATTATTTCAATATGGTTATAAATACTAAGATCATATGTTTGTTCATTGGTTTTGCTTGAATTTGTTAAGGTTATTTTGCCACATGTGGAGCACAGGAAATGTGCTAGACACATTTATGCAAATTTTAATAAAGCTTTCTCTGGATTGGAGTTGAAGAAGCTGTTTTGGGCTTGTGCAATGAGTTGTGTTGAAGGTGACTTCTTGAGAAACATGGAAAAAATACAGACCATAATCCCTAGTGCATATGAGTATCTAATGTCAAAAGAACCCAAAACATGGTGCAAAGCTTACATGAGTGTAGGGTTTGCTTGTGAGGCAGTAGAGAATGGTATTTTAGAGTGTTTCAACTCCATAATTATAGAAGCTAGGAAAAAACCTTTGATTACAATTCTTGAAGAGATAAGGATATACATAATGGATAGGTTTTCCTTTATGAATGATGAATGCATGAAATGGAAAGGTAATATATGTCCAAAGGTGATTAAGAAGATGAATCTTTTTGGAAGGCACTTTAGGTAAGACACAAAATAACTGTTTCTTTTTCTAACTGTCATTACAATTGATATATAATGACTAATACATACTCTTTTGTCTTCATGAAGGCTTTGGTTAGTAGTGCATAGCCTAGGAAATGTATTTGAAGTGAGAAGAGCATGTGCTAGTTACAAGGTATATTTGGATGGTAGGGTTTGTTCTTGCAGATTATGGGATTTGTTTGGAATTCCTTTTGTCCATGGCATAGCATCCATTAATAATATCCATCAAACTCCAGATGGATATATTAGTGACTACTTTTCAGTGAATAAATTCAAGGAATGCTACTCTACAAACATCAGTCCTGTGAATGGGAGTAATATGTGGCCTCTAACTAGATACAATAAGCCTTTGCCACCTATTGGTAGGAAAATGCATGGTAGTCCCAGAACCAAAAGAAAGAGGCATGCAAGTGAGAAAGAGAGTAAGTTTAGTTCCACTTCCAGGGTGAAACCCCCAAGGACAGTAAGATGTGCTAATTGTCTTGAGTATGGGCATAATAAAAAAGGTTGCGAGAATGAAAAAAGGTACCAATTCCTATGCCACTAAAGAAGATTGGGAGGCCTAGGAAATATGATGTAACTGGATCCAATCCACATGTTTCTATACCCACTCAGCCTAGTCAACAAGCAAGTCAACAGGGCATTCAACCACCTGTGACATCAACTGTAACCACTCAACCTAGTTAACAAACAAGTCAACAGGGCAGTCTACATGCTTCAAGTTCTAACACTTGCAAGAAAATAAGGAAATTAGGTTTAAGAGACCCAAGTTTCAGAGTTGGTGACATTGCATCTGTGGGTACTCAATCAAGTGAAGTAACTGTCCCATATGTTAGAAGGAAGAAATTGGATGTAAGAAGGCCAAATAGGAAGTCAAAAACCAAATTTCAGGATGAAGTCAACAACCAGGTTCGAAATGAGGTTGCTCAAGCTCCTGCTCTTAATGATGTTCCTTTGGTGAATGAGACGATAAAAGAGGAAGAAGCTGAGGTGTCAGTGAAGGTGCCAGAGCCAGCTTTTAATGAAGTTCATTTGGTCAATAGCCAAGTTCCAGTTGTTAATGATATTCCAAATAATGTTGCTCAAGTTCCTGCTATTAATGATGTTCCTTTGGTGAATGAGGTGATAGAAGAGGAAGATGACATTATGGTGCTAGAAGAAGAAGCGGTTGATGTTCCAATAAAGGTTGCCCAAGATCTAAAACAAAGTCTTGATGAAGATGGAGATGCAATTGATTAAATTCTTGGTTCTGGAAATGCATTTGATGTTCCATTGGTGAATGAAGGTGGTGCAGAACCTGAATTCACTGAAGGACATGCATCAAATGTTCTCCCAGATAAAATCAAGATTAATGTTGAAGGAATAGCAAATTTACTTGAAGCAGGATATTCCATGGCTGAAATTGAAAGCATGGGGTGGTTGGAAATTGAACTTGATGACACTCCACCAGTTGAGATGGTAATTTATTAACCTTGTAattttaaatatatgttttttcccTTTTACATGATATGGTAATTTATTAACCttgttatttcttgcatcaaGACTTAAATGAGGATGAGCTTGATGTTGATGAAGGTGAAGCTGACTTTGTAAATGATGTTCTAAATGATGGTGGTGTGATTGAAGGTGAAGGTGAAGTTGACTTTGTAAATGATGGTGATGTGATTTAAGTTGAAGGTGTTGAAAATCAAGATGATGGTGATGTGATTGAAGGTGAAGGTGTTAATCATGGGAATGAGGCTGCTGGTGATGTTCTAAATAATGAGGTTGCTGATGATGGGAATGTGGTTGATGATGAAGGTCATATGATAGTGCCTAAGACAAGGAAAAGAAAGCCATTAGAGAGGATCACTAAACTAAAGCTTAAAAAGGCAGTTTTTGATAAAGACGGTGTGGTTCCACATGTTCAAATCCAGTGAATTTGGGGTAGTTAGTTATGTATATGGGGGATTTAGGTGGGGATGGTATACTTGGGAATTTGCACAAGAAGCCCTTTTTGGTACATTTTGTACATCTTAGTTTATACACCCACTAAGTGCACCTTTCACCCAATTGTTCTCATttaccttttgggttgcctttttgGGATATATTTTTGGCAATTTGGTATAAATGGATGGATGGTACATGTTAGTTGATCTTTTGTAATCTTTTGTAATGGTACATGAATACGATGTAATGAATCCCCCCATTATGGTTATAATATGTTTGTTATGtttgttattttatattatgtttttttgATCCATACCATTTGCatctatattatgtatcattTGTAACTATAGTTAGCCAATTTCAGCATTGTACTTTTCCATTTAGCAATTTAATCTATATTATGAACCATATGTTTGTTACGTTTACCATTTGCATTTCACAGATAATTTGTATTTTACCATTTCACAGCATTATACCATTTCACAGCATCGTACCATTTTATTGTACTCTACCATTTCACAACATTGTACCATTTCATCATTGTAGTTTACCATTTGCATTTCACAAATAATTTGTATCTAAAATCTTCATCCAAAACAACAGTTACTAGCCAATTTCAGCATTGTACTTCCATTTGCAACTAAAGTCGATCCAAACATTCTACCAAAAGCCAATCCAAATGATTTACATCTTCAAAACAACTATTGTCACCATTACAAAAATAAGAACTAAGAGACCTACAATTATTTCTACCAAAGTCTTCAACTGTCTATGTCCATGCCCTTGCCCCTACCCCTGCTTTGTGTGAGTTGGGTTGATAATGTGACCATCTTCTTCATTGTACCATTTGAAAAAACCACAGTCCTCTTCTTCCAGCTAGAAAAAACAATAATttgtatgaattacataccttttttcaAGGTTTCTCAATAAATTTACAAATTATGGCAAATTGTTTACCTTGTAATTAGGGCACCCGTAAAACTTCTTTCCATAGTTCACAGGTGCCCGAGCAACAAATACTTTGCACACATCTCCACAGCCACATCGAACTATTCTTTTCTTTCTCGATGTTGGACCACCTTGGATGCTTGATTTGGCAAACGAAGTCGACATTTTACATATACTTAGGGTAGAAGACGGGGGAGAGAATAGAAGACAGGGGAAAGACTTTGGATCGATGTTAACGAAAGACGATGATGTTTGGGGGTTAAAAGGGTCGATGTAACCGGTTGGTAAAGGGGAACCAGTAAAAACATTAAAATGAAACATAAGGGGCAAATGTTAGGCATCTGTggcaaaaaaaatcgattttggaCATAACCGGTTTTTTATGTAAATTCGGGGGCTTTTATGACAAAAACCCATATACTAATTCAAGTGGTcattcatgaaaaaaaaaatagattcaAACACTTTAATTCAAACAAAAAACTGAATAAGCAGATTAATGAACAAATTGAAATTTCAATTCGACTAAATCAAATACACATAGTCAACTGCCAAACAAAAACCGGAAAGGTAGGATTTTTAACCGTTCATGGCTAATTACGgatcaaaaaaatatattttaacaaCTGTAATCCGTAATTAACCGATGAAAAATACGGAATCATTGATTCAAAATGCTTTCTCGGTGATTCTCCACATAAAAATTGAGTTTTCTTGCAGTCAAAGTCAAGATGCCACAATAATGAACTAATTAATGGGGTTATTTATAGGCTCGAATCCGACTTTATGGTCACTCAACCAAGTCAAATTATGTAGGAACATCCACTCAATGAAGTGAAATCCTGTGTCAATTTTACACGATTCGATCGAGTGGAGTTCAAAGGTCGTGCCCAATCAAGCAGAGTTACATTTTGTTTGGCCATCTTCTTCAGAAATTTTGACATTTTCATCCTTGTATGATCTTCACGTATGAGGGTGTGCTAGACCATAATTGTAGCTAGACTACACTTAGTCACCAATGGTCCTGTTAGCCAGAGTTATCGCAGCTCTCATATACATTCGATACATATTAACCAAATCAATGAGAAGCACGCAAACGATTCATCTCATTATGTCTCATTCTAAGGTTGATGGGAAAATGTCAATCAATAAAAAAAGTCGGGGTTAGACCATTAATCGACTACCATTTCCCATTTGTCGTTGTCAATTTTAACATTATACCACTACTAACAAAATAAGAGTTTCGGGTTTAGAATCGATTGCATATGGATCCATTTTTTCCTATCATTAATGGGTCAAGTTGTAAACATTATAAATGAACAGTTCTTAACAAGACATGCATCTAACATGCTAAACCAACCAATTGAGTCTTTTTAATCATCTTGATAGGTAAGACAATGGAAGAACAACATTGATCCCAAAAAGTTTCAGTTTTCGCCATCACTTTGATCAGGGAAAGTAACACATTTGAAAACTTTGCACTTGGAACACAACACATACCCAACCTGTCAACCAGGTTACATCACTCACTCAGTAACCATTTTATAACTATAAATTGttcaatccaaaaaaaaaaaaacattacttaCAGCTCTACAAGATGGACATCTACGATAGATACGATTGTTTTCAGATTTCACATTAGTCTTTTGCCCTTTACAAAAATCACAAATCAACCATCCTCTCCCATCACAAGGTTCACATTCAATGCCCCCATCAACCTTTATACCCTTAAAATATTCAAAAAACGAATCTTGATTCAAGACTCAAGGGTGGATAATTGATCAACCATAGATTATCAAGAACATAACACATCAAACTGTCAAAATTTTGATACTTTAGACAGAAGAAATCATGTGATATGGAGAAAATTGAAATCAAACATGTGGGTATATGAAATACCATCGAAATCCATACATTTATgtatgtaaatatatatataccTGTTGTTGAAGAGAAGTGCAATGGATGGGCTTTGAAAACCTGTTCGAATTCAAAGAAATCAGAGGCATCAATGGCAGCTTGGTTACACCCAAAAACGCCATTTTTGTTGCTTCTTCCTCCTTTGAGGATAAAGATTTTAAAGGGTGAAAATGGAGAACACCCACCACCCATCAAAGCCAAAAATTCAACCTTATAGTTGCGAACAAATTACGCAAGTGCCACCATCCTTTTTCATTGCTTTTTATAAATGTAAATTTACTTCATTACTAGTGTCACTTTCGGAAATAAATGAAGAATGACCACTGGTAAAGTCATATTCATCTTCATCGCCGTCGCTTCGTCACGCTTCTTCATCGTTTTCTCCCTCCGGTTACTTTCCGGTGATCATTACTGTGACCTTACGCGCCTACCGTCCCCACAAGCTCTCCGATCAGATCAATTCACGGTGTTGATTAACGGCTACTCGGAATCTCGCATTCCGATCCTGCAGACAGTCACCGGAGTGTATTCAAGTTCTCCGTCTGTAGCTGCCGTGGTTGTGTTATGGGGAAACCCTACAACGCCCGCAAAAACCCTTGTGGAACTCTCACATAACCTCTCGATCTCGTCTCCTGGAGACGCGCCGATCTCAGTAATCCGACAACCGTCGTCTAGTCTCAACGCCCGGTTCCTTCCCCGCCCATGGATTTCAACACGCGCCGTCCTAATCTGCGACGACGACATCGAGGTCGACCCAAAATCGATCCAATTCGCTTTTGAGATCTGGAGGAGTCGCTCGAACAATCCAGAACAACTCGTGGGGCTGTTCGCCAGATCTCACGAGCTAGACCTCAGCAGCCGTACATGGATTTACACCGTCCACCCCAATCGCTACTCGATCTTACTCACAAAGTTCATGTTAATGAAAACGGAGTATTTATACGAGTACAGCTGCGAAGGAGGTGAATCAATGGCGCAGGCGAGATCAATCGTGGATGAGATGGGGAATTGCGAAGACATACTGATGAATTTCGTTGCAGCAAACAAGACGGATATGGGACCGGTTCTTGTCGGGGCTAAAAGGGTGAGGGATTGGGGGGACGCCAGGAACGAAGGTGTAAGGCGGCGGGGGCGAGGATTGAGAGCGGCGGGAGAGGAGGTGGCGGTGGGGTTGAGTAGTAGGAAAAAGGGTCAtagaagaaggagaggagatTGTATAAAAGAGTTTCATAGGGTTTTGGGGAAGATGCCATTGACGTACAGCTATGGAAAGATGGTTGATTCGATTGGAGAACAAGGGCTTTGTGAGAAAGGTGGGAAATTggtgttttgtgatcaacaaacAGTTTTCTAAATGCATTAATGGTTATCCTTCATGCTTTTCTGTAACTTATTAATTCTTTTCTAGAGTAGCATTGATCATCACTGCATCCGTGTATGCAATATGAATGAAAATTGCATAGCATCACACAGTTGCATACTTGCATTACCTCATATGATTTGTTAGGGAGAAAATATAAAATTGGGCTATTCTtctaaaaaaaaattttaaaattatgaaATAACCTATGTGACCTCAAAATTTCAtttgttattttattaaattaaaattttatatttaatatatatatatatatatatatatatatatatatatatatatatatatatatatatatatataaggtatttattagaaagagtttatatatgtaatgtattcaatatattaaagcctcattaattttaataattcaaattttttttcatttttcttataaattcaaatttttcaaattattaaaattttatatttaattttttttaaataaacccatgtaatatatATGTCTCACACCTAATAAAAGCATATATTAAACACTAGTGCAATTTTATTTGTCTAAAAGTGATGATAATTTTTTTACACCTTAAATTCTATGGGTTCATGGATTCACCCTATATAAAATCGCAGTCCATAAGTGAAATTGCATCCCAATAAATGCGATTTCAATGACCATTTAAATGACTTTTTTTAAACATCAATATCATCTATATATATACCACATAAATGATTCGAACCCTGACCCTCACAAATGAGAGGCCACTCCTACCGCTTGAGCCAAAGCCCTTTGGTTTGAATTATTTCTTATTATTATTCTTTTGCTATTTCTAAAAGATAATTATATAATTAGATTACATTGTCTTGTTCTCTTTGTCAGATCTTATTAATCATATTCTTTGTAAAGCATTTTTAGGCCATATTTTTCTAAATTATGTAAAAGATTTATTGCATATCGTAAAACATACAACATTGTTTAGTCGGTATATTAGCTTATTTCGTGCATGAGTATTGAGTAGTGTGTCTAACATACTGTAAAACAATGATAAAAATAAGAGACGGATCCAAGAATGTATCCGTTGGGGCACTTGTGATGTCACATGTCgaaatgttaaaaatacaaataaaCAGTTCGACATATCAAAACAAAACGGTCTAAAATtccatttcattttaattaaaaagGGACCACAAATAATCTATTTTAACATtgcaataattaaaaaaaatgttagatCATGTCTTTAATTATTGTTACTAAATCGTCTTATACTAAGATTTCATCATCTGGAAGCAATAATCGATGGACCAATTGATAAGATAAGGTAAAAGCTTTTGGAAAGAACATTCTACGCGTAGTTATGTAACTTTATAGAAGTAAGGTTTCAATGTGGAGATTTTATATTGTAAAGCTTGTATCTATGTATGGAAAAAGTATAGTGTGAAAAGTTAGCATCAAAGTAGTGATTCAAGGGAACTATGTATCAACTTTTAGATGCTTAGGATTAAAACATCATACACAATTTTGCATAGTATCATTGCAATCAAGGCAAGGAAGATGCAGTGTCCTCCAGTTCTTCAACAAAGCTCTTTGTCATTTTCAAATAATCTTCCAGCTTCGACTCTTTCCACTCCTATCAAAAAAACCAACATTCATTAAGATATATATGCTTTATGTCTCACAAAAAAAGACAGCGAATTGGTCTATATTAACTTAATATGTACTATAAATCGCATAACTAATTAAAACACACTTTACCTCAAAATCCCATTCTCCATATAAATCAGGATCACTGCTGTTGGCCCAAATGTACACATAAGCCTGTAACACTTCAGACGTATCCTGCACAATCAGTATAATCTTAGCATCTATTGATTTAAAAGTAAATGATCTATAGAAACGATTTTGTAAACTTTAAACCATTTAAGTCATTTGCTGATAAAAGGAAACAAATGAAAATAAACTTTATTCTtagaaaatatagataattaagATAACATTATAAACTAATACCAGCAAAGAAACATCAACAGTCCTCTTGTCATACTCTTCATCTTCATATGTGTCCAAGATATATAATTCTGAAGCAGAAAGCCCAGAGAGAACCTGATGTCAAATCCTTTACCGATTAGATTATATGTGTATCATGTTAATGATCTTCACGTAGAAACAAATTAAAGCCAGATACAACTATATGATTTAAGTACCATGAACATATTACAGTATATGAAATGGAAAATGAACATACCCTCCCTGTAATTTTCTTGTTTTCTACAGGTATAATTGCAGGATAAACGCGCCCTTTGATGCTAAATCTATGACTACAAAAAAGAAATTATTATCATACATGATTCACTAATTGAATAACAAGCTCCAGTTAAAAGTTAAAACCAAGTATCAAGTATGGGGTTGAAAATTGACTTCCTGATAGAAA includes:
- the LOC111905207 gene encoding uncharacterized protein LOC111905207; this translates as MAFLGVTKLPLMPLISLNSNRFSKPIHCTSLQQQGIKVDGGIECEPCDGRGWLICDFCKGQKTNVKSENNRIYRRCPSCRAVGYVLCSKCKVFKCVTFPDQSDGEN
- the LOC111905205 gene encoding glycosyltransferase family protein 64 C3, with the protein product MTTGKVIFIFIAVASSRFFIVFSLRLLSGDHYCDLTRLPSPQALRSDQFTVLINGYSESRIPILQTVTGVYSSSPSVAAVVVLWGNPTTPAKTLVELSHNLSISSPGDAPISVIRQPSSSLNARFLPRPWISTRAVLICDDDIEVDPKSIQFAFEIWRSRSNNPEQLVGLFARSHELDLSSRTWIYTVHPNRYSILLTKFMLMKTEYLYEYSCEGGESMAQARSIVDEMGNCEDILMNFVAANKTDMGPVLVGAKRVRDWGDARNEGVRRRGRGLRAAGEEVAVGLSSRKKGHRRRRGDCIKEFHRVLGKMPLTYSYGKMVDSIGEQGLCEKGGKLVFCDQQTVF
- the LOC111905208 gene encoding AIG2-like protein D, which encodes MATASANTGAVGLDGGNNDHTVFVYGSLLADDVVQVLLNRIPQTSPAILNGYHRFSIKGRVYPAIIPVENKKITGRVLSGLSASELYILDTYEDEEYDKRTVDVSLLDTSEVLQAYVYIWANSSDPDLYGEWDFEEWKESKLEDYLKMTKSFVEELEDTASSLP